A single region of the Musa acuminata AAA Group cultivar baxijiao chromosome BXJ1-11, Cavendish_Baxijiao_AAA, whole genome shotgun sequence genome encodes:
- the LOC135584422 gene encoding scarecrow-like protein 3 isoform X1 translates to MMPLLAGVVVQDDGSSSSVTSSPLETLSLSPPSLSPHSPWVRELKSDERGLCLIHLLLDCANRVASGGSLDPANAALEQIALLAAPDGDAMQRIASHFAEALARRAIRSWPGLCHALDSARVLPLAEAAVARRHFLDLCPFLRLSFVVTNQAIMEAMEGERVVHVVDLNASDPAQWIPLLQALSARSEGPPHLKITGIHEHKEVLHYTAIRLSEAAERLDVPFQFIPLVSRLDNLDIERLRVKTGEALAISSVLQLHSLLATEDVGGHLRKAQRIAPISKLTLGEFLEKDHLANTHSTSAESAARPPTRIQSFLASLWGLSPKIVVVTEQEANHNGKTLKERLVEALFYYAAVFDGLDLTVPRQSVERLRVEKMLFGEEIRNIIACEGLERKERHEKLERWSQRMGMAGFRLLPLSYYGLLQARRLLQSFGWQGYKVKEENGCFMMCWQDRPLFSVSAWSCNQAESLKKRSTSVVP, encoded by the exons ATGATGCCTTTATTGGCCGGCGTCGTGGTCCAGGACGACGGCTCGTCGTCGTCGGTGACTTCGTCCCCCCTCGAGACCTTGTCCctctctcctccctccctctcgccGCACTCCCCGTGGGTCCGCGAGCTCAAGTCCGACGAGCGTGGCCTCTGTCTCATCCACCTCCTTCTTGACTGCGCCAATCGCGTTGCTTCCGGCGGCAGTCTCGACCCCGCCAACGCGGCCCTCGAGCAGATCGCCCTCCTCGCCGCCCCCGACGGCGACGCCATGCAGCGTATCGCCTCTCACTTCGCCGAGGCCCTCGCCCGCCGCGCCATCCGCTCGTGGCCCGGCCTCTGTCACGCCCTCGACTCCGCCCGCGTCCTGCCGCTGGCGGAGGCCGCCGTGGCCCGCCGCCATTTCCTCGACCTCTGCCCCTTCCTCCGATTGTCGTTCGTCGTCACCAACCAAGCCATCATGGAGGCCATGGAGGGCGAGCGAGTGGTCCACGTCGTCGACCTCAACGCGTCCGATCCCGCCCAGTGGATCCCCCTCCTTCAGGCACTCAGCGCACGGTCCGAGGGCCCGCCGCACTTGAAGATCACCGGCATCCACGAGCACAAGGAGGTGCTCCACTACACGGCGATTCGCCTATCGGAGGCGGCCGAGCGGCTCGACGTCCCATTCCAATTCATTCCCCTAGTTAGCAGGCTGGATAACCTGGACATCGAGAGACTTCGAGTCAAGACTGGGGAGGCATTAGCCATCAGTTCTGTCCTCCAATTGCACTCCTTGCTGGCCACCGAGGACGTCGGCGGCCACCTGCGCAAGGCCCAAAGGATTGCACCAATTAGTAAGCTAACGTTAGGGGAATTTCTCGAGAAGGATCACTTGGCCAATACACATAGCACGAGCGCAGAGTCAGCAGCACGGCCGCCCACGAGGATCCAGAGTTTTCTTGCGTCGCTGTGGGGGCTGTCTCCGAAGATCGTGGTGGTCACCGAGCAGGAGGCCAACCACAATGGGAAGACGCTGAAGGAGAGGCTCGTGGAGGCGCTCTTTTATTACGCTGCGGTGTTCGACGGCCTCGACTTGACTGTGCCGAGGCAGTCAGTCGAACGTCTCAGGGTGGAGAAGATGCTATTCGGGGAGGAGATCAGGAACATTATAGCATGCGAAGGGTTGGAAAGGAAGGAGCGGCACGAGAAGCTGGAGAGGTGGAGTCAGAGGATGGGCATGGCAGGGTTCAGATTGTTGCCATTGAGCTACTATGGACTGCTGCAAGCGAGGAGGTTGCTGCAGTCCTTTGGTTGGCAGGGTTATAAGGTGAAAGAAGAGAACGGGTGCTTCATGATGTGCTGGCAAGATCGGCCACTGTTCTCCGTATCAGCTTGGAGTTGCAATCA AGCAGAAAGTTTGAAGAAAAGAAGCACAAGTGTTGTGCCATAG
- the LOC135584422 gene encoding scarecrow-like protein 3 isoform X2 → MMPLLAGVVVQDDGSSSSVTSSPLETLSLSPPSLSPHSPWVRELKSDERGLCLIHLLLDCANRVASGGSLDPANAALEQIALLAAPDGDAMQRIASHFAEALARRAIRSWPGLCHALDSARVLPLAEAAVARRHFLDLCPFLRLSFVVTNQAIMEAMEGERVVHVVDLNASDPAQWIPLLQALSARSEGPPHLKITGIHEHKEVLHYTAIRLSEAAERLDVPFQFIPLVSRLDNLDIERLRVKTGEALAISSVLQLHSLLATEDVGGHLRKAQRIAPISKLTLGEFLEKDHLANTHSTSAESAARPPTRIQSFLASLWGLSPKIVVVTEQEANHNGKTLKERLVEALFYYAAVFDGLDLTVPRQSVERLRVEKMLFGEEIRNIIACEGLERKERHEKLERWSQRMGMAGFRLLPLSYYGLLQARRLLQSFGWQGYKVKEENGCFMMCWQDRPLFSVSAWSCNQ, encoded by the exons ATGATGCCTTTATTGGCCGGCGTCGTGGTCCAGGACGACGGCTCGTCGTCGTCGGTGACTTCGTCCCCCCTCGAGACCTTGTCCctctctcctccctccctctcgccGCACTCCCCGTGGGTCCGCGAGCTCAAGTCCGACGAGCGTGGCCTCTGTCTCATCCACCTCCTTCTTGACTGCGCCAATCGCGTTGCTTCCGGCGGCAGTCTCGACCCCGCCAACGCGGCCCTCGAGCAGATCGCCCTCCTCGCCGCCCCCGACGGCGACGCCATGCAGCGTATCGCCTCTCACTTCGCCGAGGCCCTCGCCCGCCGCGCCATCCGCTCGTGGCCCGGCCTCTGTCACGCCCTCGACTCCGCCCGCGTCCTGCCGCTGGCGGAGGCCGCCGTGGCCCGCCGCCATTTCCTCGACCTCTGCCCCTTCCTCCGATTGTCGTTCGTCGTCACCAACCAAGCCATCATGGAGGCCATGGAGGGCGAGCGAGTGGTCCACGTCGTCGACCTCAACGCGTCCGATCCCGCCCAGTGGATCCCCCTCCTTCAGGCACTCAGCGCACGGTCCGAGGGCCCGCCGCACTTGAAGATCACCGGCATCCACGAGCACAAGGAGGTGCTCCACTACACGGCGATTCGCCTATCGGAGGCGGCCGAGCGGCTCGACGTCCCATTCCAATTCATTCCCCTAGTTAGCAGGCTGGATAACCTGGACATCGAGAGACTTCGAGTCAAGACTGGGGAGGCATTAGCCATCAGTTCTGTCCTCCAATTGCACTCCTTGCTGGCCACCGAGGACGTCGGCGGCCACCTGCGCAAGGCCCAAAGGATTGCACCAATTAGTAAGCTAACGTTAGGGGAATTTCTCGAGAAGGATCACTTGGCCAATACACATAGCACGAGCGCAGAGTCAGCAGCACGGCCGCCCACGAGGATCCAGAGTTTTCTTGCGTCGCTGTGGGGGCTGTCTCCGAAGATCGTGGTGGTCACCGAGCAGGAGGCCAACCACAATGGGAAGACGCTGAAGGAGAGGCTCGTGGAGGCGCTCTTTTATTACGCTGCGGTGTTCGACGGCCTCGACTTGACTGTGCCGAGGCAGTCAGTCGAACGTCTCAGGGTGGAGAAGATGCTATTCGGGGAGGAGATCAGGAACATTATAGCATGCGAAGGGTTGGAAAGGAAGGAGCGGCACGAGAAGCTGGAGAGGTGGAGTCAGAGGATGGGCATGGCAGGGTTCAGATTGTTGCCATTGAGCTACTATGGACTGCTGCAAGCGAGGAGGTTGCTGCAGTCCTTTGGTTGGCAGGGTTATAAGGTGAAAGAAGAGAACGGGTGCTTCATGATGTGCTGGCAAGATCGGCCACTGTTCTCCGTATCAGCTTGGAGTTGCAATCA ATGA
- the LOC135597556 gene encoding crossover junction endonuclease MUS81-like isoform X2, protein MENLRPVRCSENEEIGLYLWRKRQEMVESNGLSENLDQTLSKAYRSICDAKTPIKTLKDLSQIKGVGKWILRLMQGFFQESVADVPSTTNEAHAKGKKAKEPKRYVPKKNSVAYALLITLYRAMTNGSSYMKKQELIDAAEASGLSRTSIASDKSKQPGQFGISSRDWYTGWNCMKSLISKGLVVKSSCPAKYMLTQEGQEAARECLLRSGSIDLEPAKATCRSHSALDGQSASPDDLTLQSASVSCQTEMIDIPTESVDRDSPIHKPSANDATKGNDNAIAMPPYRSGEKFENIYDVILILDDRENFGSRSRKIVDNIHTQFNILVEFRRLPVGDGIWIARHRGCNTEYVLDFIVERKRVDDLCRSIRDNRYKDQKLRLQRCGLQKLIYLVEGDQNCLEAAESIKTACFTTEILEGFDVQRTSGFADTVRRYGYLTKSIIQYYTMHFIDKAMCSRVCPSYDEFVKKCQDLEKMTISDVFALQLMQVPQVTEEIALAVVDLYPTLLSLAQAYSHIEGDLRAQEELLKNRSKIISASASRNIFKLIWGR, encoded by the exons ATGGAGAACCTGCGGCCCGTCCGCTGCAGCGAGAACGAGGAGATCGGGCTGTACCTCTGGAGAAAGCGGCAGGAGATGGTCGAGTCCAATGGCTTGTCGGAGAACCTTGACCAGACGCTGTCCAAAGCCTACCGCAGCATCTGCGACGCGAAAACCCCAATCAAGACCTTAAAAGACCTGTCCCAAATCAA GGGCGTGGGAAAGTGGATTCTGAGGCTCATGCAAGGATTTTTCCAAGAATCTGTCGCCGATGTGCCTTCCACGACGAACGAGGCCCACGCAAAGG GGAAGAAAGCGAAGGAACCAAAACGTTATGTACCAAAGAAGAATTCAGTTGCATATGCCTTGCTGATTACACTTTACAG GGCAATGACCAACGGGAGTAGTTATATGAAAAAGCAGGAATTGATTGATGCTGCAGAAGCAAGTGGGCTTTCACGAACTTCAATTGC ATCAGATAAGAGTAAGCAACCTGGCCAATTTGGGATTTCATCAAGGGATTGGTATACCGGATGGAACTGCATGAAGAGTTTGATATCAAAAGGCCTAGTGGTGAAGTCTAGTTGCCCAGCAAA ATACATGCTAACACAAGAAGGGCAAGAAGCTGCACGTGAATGCCTCTTGAGATCTGGGTCAATTGATCTTGAGCCTGCTAAAGCAACTTGTAGATCTCACAGTGCTCTTGATGGCCAAAGTGCATCACCTGATGACTTGACATTGCAGTCAGCAAGCGTGAGCTGTCAAACAGAAATGATCGACATTCCAACTGAATCCGTAGATAGG GATTCTCCTATACACAAACCATCTGCTAATGATGCTACAAAAGGAAATGACAATGCTATTGCCATGCCACCTTATAGATCTGGGGAGAAATTTGAAAATATCTATGATGTTATTTTGATTCTGGATGATCGTGAAAACTTTGG gTCCCGTTCAAGAAAAATTGTTGATAACATACACACTCAGTTCAACATCTTAGTAGAG TTTAGGCGTTTGCCTGTTGGAGATGGCATTTGGATTGCTCGACATAGAGGGTGTAACACTGAGTACGTGCTTGATTTTATTGTAGAAAGAAAACGAGTTGATGATTTGTGCAGATCAATTAGGGATAACAGATACAAGGATCAGAAATTGAGACTACAG AGATGTGGACTTCAGAAACTGATATATCTGGTTGAGGGTGATCAAAATTGTTTGGAGGCAGCTGAAAGCATCAAAACAGC ATGTTTTACAACAGAAATATTGGAAGGATTTGATGTACAAAGGACTAGTGGTTTTGCTGATACCGTGAGAAGATATGGTTATCTCACAAAATCAATTATCCAATACTACACCATGCACTTCATTGACAAGGCTATGTGCTCTAGAGTTTGCCCTTCGTATGATGAgtttgttaagaagtgtcaagatCTTGAGAAGATGACCATTAGTGATGTATTTGCTCTCCAACTCATGCAG GTTCCACAAGTAACAGAAGAGATAGCTCTTGCAGTTGTAGACTTGTACCCAACTCTGCTGTCACTGGCTCAAGCATACTCCCATATT GAGGGGGACCTTCGTGCTCAGGAGGAATTGCTGAAGAATAGGAGTAAAATTATTAGTGCAAGTGCCAGCAGGAACATCTTCAAGCTGATTTGGGGTCGTTGA
- the LOC135597556 gene encoding crossover junction endonuclease MUS81-like isoform X1, translated as MENLRPVRCSENEEIGLYLWRKRQEMVESNGLSENLDQTLSKAYRSICDAKTPIKTLKDLSQIKGVGKWILRLMQGFFQESVADVPSTTNEAHAKGKKAKEPKRYVPKKNSVAYALLITLYRAMTNGSSYMKKQELIDAAEASGLSRTSIASDKSKQPGQFGISSRDWYTGWNCMKSLISKGLVVKSSCPAKYMLTQEGQEAARECLLRSGSIDLEPAKATCRSHSALDGQSASPDDLTLQSASVSCQTEMIDIPTESVDRYKQADFLDSDHDSANLEKCSYSTAETCMPIVLDSIANIPVGDAKCRNSVYADAAQSSFNLRACTSFDSPIHKPSANDATKGNDNAIAMPPYRSGEKFENIYDVILILDDRENFGSRSRKIVDNIHTQFNILVEFRRLPVGDGIWIARHRGCNTEYVLDFIVERKRVDDLCRSIRDNRYKDQKLRLQRCGLQKLIYLVEGDQNCLEAAESIKTACFTTEILEGFDVQRTSGFADTVRRYGYLTKSIIQYYTMHFIDKAMCSRVCPSYDEFVKKCQDLEKMTISDVFALQLMQVPQVTEEIALAVVDLYPTLLSLAQAYSHIEGDLRAQEELLKNRSKIISASASRNIFKLIWGR; from the exons ATGGAGAACCTGCGGCCCGTCCGCTGCAGCGAGAACGAGGAGATCGGGCTGTACCTCTGGAGAAAGCGGCAGGAGATGGTCGAGTCCAATGGCTTGTCGGAGAACCTTGACCAGACGCTGTCCAAAGCCTACCGCAGCATCTGCGACGCGAAAACCCCAATCAAGACCTTAAAAGACCTGTCCCAAATCAA GGGCGTGGGAAAGTGGATTCTGAGGCTCATGCAAGGATTTTTCCAAGAATCTGTCGCCGATGTGCCTTCCACGACGAACGAGGCCCACGCAAAGG GGAAGAAAGCGAAGGAACCAAAACGTTATGTACCAAAGAAGAATTCAGTTGCATATGCCTTGCTGATTACACTTTACAG GGCAATGACCAACGGGAGTAGTTATATGAAAAAGCAGGAATTGATTGATGCTGCAGAAGCAAGTGGGCTTTCACGAACTTCAATTGC ATCAGATAAGAGTAAGCAACCTGGCCAATTTGGGATTTCATCAAGGGATTGGTATACCGGATGGAACTGCATGAAGAGTTTGATATCAAAAGGCCTAGTGGTGAAGTCTAGTTGCCCAGCAAA ATACATGCTAACACAAGAAGGGCAAGAAGCTGCACGTGAATGCCTCTTGAGATCTGGGTCAATTGATCTTGAGCCTGCTAAAGCAACTTGTAGATCTCACAGTGCTCTTGATGGCCAAAGTGCATCACCTGATGACTTGACATTGCAGTCAGCAAGCGTGAGCTGTCAAACAGAAATGATCGACATTCCAACTGAATCCGTAGATAGG TATAAGCAAGCTGATTTTTTGGATTCTGATCATGATTCTGCAAATCTGGAGAAGTGTTCTTACTCAACAGCAGAGACCTGCATGCCTATAGTTTTGG ATAGTATTGCCAACATCCCTGTAGGTGATGCTAAGTGCCGGAATTCAGTTTATGCAGATGCAGCTCAGTCCTCTTTTAATTTGCGAGCTTGCACTTCATTT GATTCTCCTATACACAAACCATCTGCTAATGATGCTACAAAAGGAAATGACAATGCTATTGCCATGCCACCTTATAGATCTGGGGAGAAATTTGAAAATATCTATGATGTTATTTTGATTCTGGATGATCGTGAAAACTTTGG gTCCCGTTCAAGAAAAATTGTTGATAACATACACACTCAGTTCAACATCTTAGTAGAG TTTAGGCGTTTGCCTGTTGGAGATGGCATTTGGATTGCTCGACATAGAGGGTGTAACACTGAGTACGTGCTTGATTTTATTGTAGAAAGAAAACGAGTTGATGATTTGTGCAGATCAATTAGGGATAACAGATACAAGGATCAGAAATTGAGACTACAG AGATGTGGACTTCAGAAACTGATATATCTGGTTGAGGGTGATCAAAATTGTTTGGAGGCAGCTGAAAGCATCAAAACAGC ATGTTTTACAACAGAAATATTGGAAGGATTTGATGTACAAAGGACTAGTGGTTTTGCTGATACCGTGAGAAGATATGGTTATCTCACAAAATCAATTATCCAATACTACACCATGCACTTCATTGACAAGGCTATGTGCTCTAGAGTTTGCCCTTCGTATGATGAgtttgttaagaagtgtcaagatCTTGAGAAGATGACCATTAGTGATGTATTTGCTCTCCAACTCATGCAG GTTCCACAAGTAACAGAAGAGATAGCTCTTGCAGTTGTAGACTTGTACCCAACTCTGCTGTCACTGGCTCAAGCATACTCCCATATT GAGGGGGACCTTCGTGCTCAGGAGGAATTGCTGAAGAATAGGAGTAAAATTATTAGTGCAAGTGCCAGCAGGAACATCTTCAAGCTGATTTGGGGTCGTTGA
- the LOC135597556 gene encoding crossover junction endonuclease MUS81-like isoform X3: protein MENLRPVRCSENEEIGLYLWRKRQEMVESNGLSENLDQTLSKAYRSICDAKTPIKTLKDLSQIKGVGKWILRLMQGFFQESVADVPSTTNEAHAKGKKAKEPKRYVPKKNSVAYALLITLYRAMTNGSSYMKKQELIDAAEASGLSRTSIASDKSKQPGQFGISSRDWYTGWNCMKSLISKGLVVKSSCPAKYMLTQEGQEAARECLLRSGSIDLEPAKATCRSHSALDGQSASPDDLTLQSASVSCQTEMIDIPTESVDRYKQADFLDSDHDSANLEKCSYSTAETCMPIVLDSIANIPVGDAKCRNSVYADAAQSSFNLRACTSFDSPIHKPSANDATKGNDNAIAMPPYRSGEKFENIYDVILILDDRENFGSRSRKIVDNIHTQFNILVEFRRLPVGDGIWIARHRGCNTEYVLDFIVERKRVDDLCRSIRDNRYKDQKLRLQRCGLQKLIYLVEGDQNCLEAAESIKTATGTITDGNCTHESFGYKRMNAVIHFDLILNLDGEVMKAGTWSKQGDGDSWKMFYNRNIGRI from the exons ATGGAGAACCTGCGGCCCGTCCGCTGCAGCGAGAACGAGGAGATCGGGCTGTACCTCTGGAGAAAGCGGCAGGAGATGGTCGAGTCCAATGGCTTGTCGGAGAACCTTGACCAGACGCTGTCCAAAGCCTACCGCAGCATCTGCGACGCGAAAACCCCAATCAAGACCTTAAAAGACCTGTCCCAAATCAA GGGCGTGGGAAAGTGGATTCTGAGGCTCATGCAAGGATTTTTCCAAGAATCTGTCGCCGATGTGCCTTCCACGACGAACGAGGCCCACGCAAAGG GGAAGAAAGCGAAGGAACCAAAACGTTATGTACCAAAGAAGAATTCAGTTGCATATGCCTTGCTGATTACACTTTACAG GGCAATGACCAACGGGAGTAGTTATATGAAAAAGCAGGAATTGATTGATGCTGCAGAAGCAAGTGGGCTTTCACGAACTTCAATTGC ATCAGATAAGAGTAAGCAACCTGGCCAATTTGGGATTTCATCAAGGGATTGGTATACCGGATGGAACTGCATGAAGAGTTTGATATCAAAAGGCCTAGTGGTGAAGTCTAGTTGCCCAGCAAA ATACATGCTAACACAAGAAGGGCAAGAAGCTGCACGTGAATGCCTCTTGAGATCTGGGTCAATTGATCTTGAGCCTGCTAAAGCAACTTGTAGATCTCACAGTGCTCTTGATGGCCAAAGTGCATCACCTGATGACTTGACATTGCAGTCAGCAAGCGTGAGCTGTCAAACAGAAATGATCGACATTCCAACTGAATCCGTAGATAGG TATAAGCAAGCTGATTTTTTGGATTCTGATCATGATTCTGCAAATCTGGAGAAGTGTTCTTACTCAACAGCAGAGACCTGCATGCCTATAGTTTTGG ATAGTATTGCCAACATCCCTGTAGGTGATGCTAAGTGCCGGAATTCAGTTTATGCAGATGCAGCTCAGTCCTCTTTTAATTTGCGAGCTTGCACTTCATTT GATTCTCCTATACACAAACCATCTGCTAATGATGCTACAAAAGGAAATGACAATGCTATTGCCATGCCACCTTATAGATCTGGGGAGAAATTTGAAAATATCTATGATGTTATTTTGATTCTGGATGATCGTGAAAACTTTGG gTCCCGTTCAAGAAAAATTGTTGATAACATACACACTCAGTTCAACATCTTAGTAGAG TTTAGGCGTTTGCCTGTTGGAGATGGCATTTGGATTGCTCGACATAGAGGGTGTAACACTGAGTACGTGCTTGATTTTATTGTAGAAAGAAAACGAGTTGATGATTTGTGCAGATCAATTAGGGATAACAGATACAAGGATCAGAAATTGAGACTACAG AGATGTGGACTTCAGAAACTGATATATCTGGTTGAGGGTGATCAAAATTGTTTGGAGGCAGCTGAAAGCATCAAAACAGC TACAGGTACTATAACAGATGGGAATTGCACACATGAGAGCTTTGGTTACAAAAGGATGAATGCGGTGATCCACTTTGATCTCATCTTAAATCTTGATGGTGAGGTAATGAAAGCCGGTACCTGGTCAAAACAAGGTGATGGAGATAGTTGGAAG ATGTTTTACAACAGAAATATTGGAAGGATTTGA